The following is a genomic window from Spirochaeta cellobiosiphila DSM 17781.
AGAAATTGATAAGGAATTGCTTAAGAAGGTTGTTACATTATCAACTGGTGAATGGGTTAAAATAGGTGAATTTATTCATAATCCTGCTGCAGATGCCATTATGACTGTAGATATCAGTATAGATGAACAACAGGCCTTTATTAAGGTAACTTCACCTGGCCCTGGAGGGGCCGACCTTTCAGAACGGGACATAAGAGCCATGTTAAGAAATAATGGCATCGTTTATGGAGCAAAAGAACAAGCTATAAAAAATTTTGAGAAGCAGCCCATATATAATGAGAATTATCTTATAGCCGAAGGGGATAAGCCTGTACATGGTAAAGATGCCAAAATAACCTATACTTTCCAAACTGATCCAACAAAGATCACTCCCAAGGAAAAAAATGGAAAGGTTGATTTCAAAAATCTAAATCTAGTTCAAAATGTGGTAAAAGGTCAGATTTTAGCAAGAAAGACCTTAGCTGAGAAAGGAAAACCGGGCAAGACAGTCACAGGTAAAGCGATACCGGCAAGAGATGGAACTGACTATCCAATTCCTTTAGGAAATAATGTCAATTTATCTATAGATGGTACTATCGTTACTGCCGATACGAACGGTCAAGTATTGTTATTAAATGGAAAAATAACTGTTGAGACTGTTAGAATTATCACTGGCGACGTTGGTGTGGCTACGGGTAATATAAAGAGTCTTGGTACTGTTATTGTAAAAGGTAATGTTGAAGATGGGTATGCTATAGAGGCTGCAGGAAACATAGAAGTTAATGGAACTGTTGGCAAAGCTGATTTGAAAACGGAAGGTGATATCATTGTCCACCAAGGAATTACTGGTGGTGAAGATAGCAAAGTCGTTGCTGGTCAGTCTGTTTGGTCTAAGTTTATTCAAAACGCTACTGTAGATGCTGGTCACTTTATCGTAGTAAGTGATGGTATTATGCACTCAAAAGTAGATGCCAATAAAAAGATACTTTGTCAGGGGAAAAGGGCCAAGATTGTAGGCGGTCATTTAAGAGCTGCTGAAGAAGTCAATGCTTCTGTTCTTGGTGCTCCGGGCTCTGCAGAAACTATTATAGAGGTAGGTTATGATCCAAAAGCTAAGGAAGAATTGGAAGAGCTTTTAGAACAGGAACAAATCCTTGATGCCAAGATAAATGAAATTGAGTTAAATCTACAAGGTTTAATTAATCAAAAGCGTTCAAAGCAGACATTAGACGAAACAAAAGAAAACTTTTTGAGGGACCTTTTACAGGATAAAGAAATAAAAGGAAGAGAACATGAAACTCTTACCAGTAAAATTCAGCAAAAACAAGAATATCTATCTAACTTGGAATTTGTAGGGAAGATATCTTCCTCTTCCCAGGTTTTTCCTGGTGTAAAAGTTTTAATAAAAGACGCCGAGTATGAAGTAACAACTGAGTTTGGTTCTGTCACATTTATCAATGAAGGTGGAATTATTAGAACTGCAGCATACGAGGAAATTGAGGACGACATTAGTAGGGGGTGATAATGCCTATACATCCTATAGATCTACAAACTCTTTTTATAAAAATGAATCAGGTAGGTAAAGAACAGGCTGATGCCCGAAACAGTGTTGTTGCTAGTCAAGAAATACAGAATAAGGAAGAGATAAAGAAACATCAACAAAAAGATAATTCAGTCAACCAAACTTCAGAAACATCTGATGGTCCAGATAAATTGAAAGACGATAATGCCCAGGGGAACTCAGAAAGTTCTGATAAACAGGACAGTAAAAAAAGTAAAAAAGAAGTAAATCCTGAACAGAACGTGTACAAAGATCCTGATCTTGGATCGCATATTGATATTACAGGATAACTAATGAAATATTTTATTATTACAACTATAATTATAGGTATACAAGTATTGGGTTTCCTATACATACGCTATTATATACGTAAGAATCTCAATCCTCATAATCTCTTATTGGAAATTCGTAGTGAGATTGATGATATTATAAAAGAAATAAATACCATTACAGATAGAAATATTGGTATTCTAGAGGATAGAATACATAAAATAAAGAGTCTAATTGCTCAAGCTGATAATCTAAACAAGAACTTATCCCCCAAAAAAATTCCTAAACAAGAATTAGTAGATTTCTCTAAATTAGTAGAAAAACCTATTCTGAAGCAAAAAGCGGATCCTATCGAAAGTGTAAAAGATTTAGGACAAACAAAAATAGAAAGTCACAAAGAACAAGTCATAAAATTATATAGACAGGGCTTTAGTCCTGATGTTATATCTTCAAAAGTTGGGATTACCTTAGGAGAAGTAGAACTAATAATATCTATCATGGGTCAAGGTTTATTGTAAATTAACCATTGTTCCCAACCGATAATAT
Proteins encoded in this region:
- a CDS encoding FapA family protein; protein product: MINLQQIKDFMRNQVERDRENKSVHVTGETLDDSLRQASIELGVPLRKLEYEVLQKGRKGFPGFPKKLWSLLVYPVLDITTDEDQVIADFEHLDYEYDKKEEVVDQDGRVYLRLAYNGAFLMSEPPIGKGKPAKEKDAQKLIGEKAIREIDKELLKKVVTLSTGEWVKIGEFIHNPAADAIMTVDISIDEQQAFIKVTSPGPGGADLSERDIRAMLRNNGIVYGAKEQAIKNFEKQPIYNENYLIAEGDKPVHGKDAKITYTFQTDPTKITPKEKNGKVDFKNLNLVQNVVKGQILARKTLAEKGKPGKTVTGKAIPARDGTDYPIPLGNNVNLSIDGTIVTADTNGQVLLLNGKITVETVRIITGDVGVATGNIKSLGTVIVKGNVEDGYAIEAAGNIEVNGTVGKADLKTEGDIIVHQGITGGEDSKVVAGQSVWSKFIQNATVDAGHFIVVSDGIMHSKVDANKKILCQGKRAKIVGGHLRAAEEVNASVLGAPGSAETIIEVGYDPKAKEELEELLEQEQILDAKINEIELNLQGLINQKRSKQTLDETKENFLRDLLQDKEIKGREHETLTSKIQQKQEYLSNLEFVGKISSSSQVFPGVKVLIKDAEYEVTTEFGSVTFINEGGIIRTAAYEEIEDDISRG
- a CDS encoding DUF6115 domain-containing protein encodes the protein MKYFIITTIIIGIQVLGFLYIRYYIRKNLNPHNLLLEIRSEIDDIIKEINTITDRNIGILEDRIHKIKSLIAQADNLNKNLSPKKIPKQELVDFSKLVEKPILKQKADPIESVKDLGQTKIESHKEQVIKLYRQGFSPDVISSKVGITLGEVELIISIMGQGLL